From a single Brassica napus cultivar Da-Ae chromosome C9, Da-Ae, whole genome shotgun sequence genomic region:
- the LOC106392255 gene encoding golgin subfamily A member 5, giving the protein MAAKQEASSSSIVQSNIIEDLWSRVSTATALLTYLKSKATTLAVAEDLSQLSLADDGEQEGSISERDQAYYVSEMLKHVETVTGVMDSLAKRAIVAESEAAVQRGKALLSQQEVQRKAGQINSMSSKLEDMEKFALGTTGILGEMRQRVDDLVEETSRQKARAAENEQELCRVRRDFESLKSYVSSLISVRETLVSSEKQFQTIERLFERLVAKTTQLESDKVQKEAEVQKLMEENVRLTALVDKKEAQLLAMNEQCKMMALSSI; this is encoded by the exons ATGGCTGCAAAGCAAGAGGCCTCTTCCTCCTCAATTGTACAATCTAACATCATTGAGGATCTGTGGAGCCGAGTGAGTACCGCAACAGCCTTATTGACCTACCTTAAATCGAAAGCAACCACTCTTGCTGTAGCTGAGGATTTGTCCCAGCTTTCACTCGCTGATGATGGTGAACAAGAAGGATCAATATCTGAACGCGATCAGGCTTATTATGTCTCTGAGATGCTTAAGCACGTAGAGACGGTTACAGGCGTGATGGACTCTCTCGCTAAGCGTGCTATAGTCGCCGAATCCGAAGCCGCTGTTCAGAGAGGCAAGGCTCTGCTGAGTCAGCAAGAAGTTCAAAGAAAGGCTGGCCAGATCAACAGCATGTCCTCGAAACTGGAGGACATGGAAAAGTTTGCTCTAGGGACCACTGGTATCCTCGGCGAAATGCGTCAGAGGGTCGATGATTTGGTGGAGGAGACGTCTAGACAGAAGGCGAGAGCCGCGGAGAATGAGCAGGAACTCTGCCGTGTCAGGAGAGACTTTGAGTCACTTAAATCCTATGTTTCGAGTCTCATCAGCGTCAGAGAGACACTCGTCTCGTCTGAGAAGCAGTTCCAAACCATCGAGAGGCTTTTTGAACG GCTTGTTGCGAAGACAACGCAGTTGGAGAGCGATAAAGTGCAGAAAGAGGCAGAGGTTCAGAAACTAATGGAAGAAAACGTGAGACTCACGGCTCTTGTGGATAAGAAAGAGGCCCAGCTTCTGGCTATGAATGAGCAGTGCAAAATGATGGCCCTTAGCTCCATATAA
- the LOC106392262 gene encoding uncharacterized protein LOC106392262, with protein MSTADPPDVLISPTRGSTSLGETRVLDGSMKVCVEGVSVDNGSTEKSPTISNLGVANPGISLEKVIENGVKEKTQVVSNLEVSKEGSKNSWVGVVQGQKVLKKYDVEIQMQDGIGSVMVPEEITKGVAPLWDDFLIGKFLDVAPHIAKVHAIVNKIWTLNDKAQRVEVFEVNETMMKFRILNNADKNRVLRRGMWNIAGVPVVLTKWSPVIEKEKPPTQSIPMWVHIKNVPVKLFSWQGLSFVTSPLGSPVRLHPETTQCLNIEVAKIFVKVDLSKDLPKKMKFNIEGEEVMVEYIYPWLPTKCPKCEKWGHTVKRCPQGNEEQSEEKDQIEEGEIREVQSEEKVEKEGKEEDRVVHMKNKEEEKKFEEVEENTEKEKELEWSEITPGKASRSPNMSQRGLEYDQVSLITESRFSVLSPEEGMQDDEENVEQIAVPSNSKLKEKEEVRVSRQVLPRDSKLNHRYLGDKGGQKAQEGDPSYLKKKKSRR; from the coding sequence ATGAGTACGGCGGATCCGCCGGATGTTCTGATCTCTCCGACGAGAGGAAGCACATCTTTGGGGGAGACGCGAGTTTTGGATGGATCGATGAAGGTTTGTGTAGAAGGAGTTTCGGTGGACAATGGATCTACGGAGAAATCACCGACGATCTCGAATCTGGGGGTAGCAAATCCGGGGATCTCTCTGGAGAAGGTGATTGAGAATGGGGTTAAGGAGAAAACGCAGGTGGTTTCAAATCTGGAGGTATCAAAAGAGGGATCGAAGAACTCGTGGGTTGGAGTGGTTCAAGGGCAAAAGGTTCTGAAGAAATATGATGTAGAAATACAGATGCAGGATGGTATTGGATCAGTAATGGTACCAGAGGAGATTACAAAGGGTGTAGCACCGCTATGGGATGATTTCTTGATTGGGAAATTTCTTGATGTAGCGCCGCATATAGCAAAGGTTCATGCCATTGTAAACAAGATATGGACGCTCAATGACAAAGCTCAGAGGGTGGAGGTTTTCGAAGTGAATGAAACAATGATGAAGTTTAGGATACTAAATAATGCTGATAAGAACAGGGTGCTGCGCAGAGGAATGTGGAACATTGCTGGTGTCCCAGTGGTGTTAACGAAATGGTCACCAGTGATTGAGAAGGAGAAGCCACCCACACAATCAATTCCTATGTGGGTGCACATTAAAAATGTTCCAGTAAAGCTGTTCTCGTGGCAGGGTCTGAGCTTTGTGACAAGTCCATTGGGGAGTCCAGTGAGATTGCATCCGGAGACAACTCAATGTCTCAACATTGAAGTGGCAAAGATATTTGTAAAGGTGGACCTTTCAAAAGATCtgccaaagaagatgaagtttaATATAGAGGGAGAGGAAGTCATGGTGGAATACATCTACCCGTGGTTACCAACAAAATGCCCAAAATGTGAGAAGTGGGGACATACAGTAAAGAGATGTCCACAAGGGAATGAAGAGCAGTCCGAGGAGAAAGACCAAATTGAAGAGGGAGAAATAAGAGAAGTTCAGAGTGAGGAAAAAGTGGAGAAGGAAGGAAAGGAGGAAGACAGAGTGGTTCACATGAAAAATaaggaggaagagaagaagtttGAAGAAGTTGAGGAAAATacggagaaagagaaggaactAGAGTGGTCAGAAATCACTCCAGGGAAAGCTAGCCGTTCCCCTAATATGAGTCAAAGGGGATTGGAATATGATCAAGTCTCTCTTATTACAGAATCCAGATTCTCGGTTTTATCACCAGAAGAAGGAATGCAAGATGATGAGGAGAATGTAGAACAGATTGCAGTGCCGTCTAATTCGAAATTGAAGGAAAAGGAGGAAGTACGAGTGTCAAGGCAAGTCTTGCCTAGAGACTCAAAGTTGAATCACAGATATTTGGGAGACAAAGGAGGTCAGAAAGCTCAGGAAGGCGATCCTAGCTatctgaaaaagaagaaatctCGACGCTAA
- the LOC106392260 gene encoding GATA transcription factor 5, which yields MERVEAALKSSVRKDMAFKTTLPVYEDFLAVTTAEDFSVDDFFDLSKDDVFTEEEAEPKTHQEMLHVSSEEPQDKGDALRRSNDGFGSLPPSELSVPTDELAELEWLSHFVEDSFTEYSAPNLTGTPTEKPAWLAGDRKHPVTPVTHDSCFKSPVPSKSRTKRNRNGTNFWSLGSSSSSGPSSSNSTSSSSSDPSNTWFSGAELLEPVFTSEKPPVHKKHKKRSAESVCSGQLLLQQPSRRCSHCGVQKTPQWRAGPMGAKTLCNACGVRYKSGRLLPEYRPACSPTFSSELHSNHHRKVMEMRRKKEPTDDNETGLNQLVQSPQAVPSY from the exons ATGGAACGTGTTGAAGCAGCGTTGAAAAGCAGCGTCAGGAAAGACATGGCTTTTAAAACGACCCTGCCCGTTTACGAAGACTTTCTCGCCGTCACCACCGCCGAGGATTTCTCCGTCGACGATTTCTTCGACTTGTCTAAGGACGACGTTTTCACCGAAGAAGAGGCTGAACCCAAAACTCACCAAGAGATGCTCCATGTTTCCTCCGAGGAACCACAGGACAAAGGAGACGCTCTTCGCCGGAGTAACGACGGGTTTGGGTCTCTCCCTCCAAGCGAACTCTCCGTTCCG acGGATGAATTAGCGGAGCTTGAGTGGCTATCCCATTTCGTAGAGGATTCATTTACTGAATATTCTGCTCCAAATCTCACCGGAACCCCGACTGAAAAACCCGCTTGGTTAGCCGGTGACAGGAAACACCCTGTGACTCCTGTCACACATGACTCGTGTTTCAAGTCCCCTGTTCCCTCCAAATCTCGTACCAAACGCAACCGGAATGGAACCAACTTCTGGTCGCTTGGCTCGTCCTCCTCTTCAGGCCCTTCGTCCTCGAACTCaacttcctcctcctcttcggATCCTTCCAACACGTGGTTCTCAGGCGCTGAGCTGCTCGAACCAGTCTTCACGTCTGAGAAACCACCGGTTCACAAAAAGCATAAGAAAAGGTCAGCGGAGTCTGTTTGCAGCGGCCAGCTACTGCTGCAGCAGCCCTCTCGACGGTGCAGCCACTGTGGCGTTCAGAAAACGCCGCAATGGCGAGCTGGACCGATGGGAGCCAAGACGCTGTGCAATGCGTGTGGGGTTCGGTATAAGTCGGGTCGGTTACTACCAGAATACAGACCCGCTTGTAGTCCGACATTCTCAAGCGAGCTCCACTCTAACCACCACCGCAAAGTCATGGAGATGCGGCGGAAAAAGGAGCCGACGGATGATAACGAAACCGGTTTAAACCAGCTGGTTCAGTCCCCACAAGCCGTACCAAGTTATTGA
- the LOC106364174 gene encoding peroxidase 72 codes for MAASLNILIVAVVSLIAFSPLCLCSKAYGSGGYLFPQFYDHSCPKAQEIVQTIVAKAFAQDPRMPASLLRLHFHDCFVKGCDASILLDNSGTIISEKRSNPNRNSARGFELIEEIKHALEQECPETVSCADILALAARDSTVITGGPSWDVPLGRRDARGASLSGSNNDIPAPNNTFQTILTKFKRQGLNLVDLVSLSGSHTIGNSRCTSFRQRLYNQSGNGKPDLTLNQYYASMLRKQCPRSGGDQNLFFLDFATPFKFDNHYFKNLITYKGLLSSDEVLFTKNKDSRELVKLYAENQEAFFEQFAKSMVKMGNISPLTGARGEIRRICRRVNHVY; via the exons ATGGCAGCATCATTGAACATTCTTATCGTAGCTGTAGTCTCCCTTATCGCCTTCTCTCCTCTTTGTTTGTGTTCCAAAGCCTACGGAAGTGGAGGCTATCTCTTCCCGCAGTTCTACGATCACTCATGTCCTAAAGCTCAAGAGATTGTTCAGACCATTGTCGCTAAAGCATTCGCACAGGATCCTCGCATGCCTGCCTCGTTGCTTAGACTCCATTTCCACGATTGTTTCGTGAAG GGGTGTGATGCTTCCATACTATTGGACAACAGTGGAACCATAATCAGCGAGAAACGATCAAACCCTAACCGAAACTCAGCCCGTGGTTTCGAACTCATCGAAGAAATCAAACATGCCTTAGAACAAGAGTGTCCTGAAACAGTTTCTTGTGCTGATATCTTGGCTCTCGCCGCGAGAGACTCGACCGTCATT ACAGGTGGACCGAGCTGGGATGTACCACTAGGGAGAAGAGACGCGAGAGGAGCAAGCTTGAGTGGTTCTAACAACGACATTCCTGCTCCCAACAACACATTTCAAACCATCCTCACTAAGTTCAAGCGTCAAGGCCTCAATCTCGTTGatcttgtctctctctctg GAAGTCACACCATAGGAAACTCGAGGTGTACAAGTTTCCGACAGAGGTTATACAACCAGTCAGGCAACGGAAAGCCTGATCTAACTTTAAACCAATACTACGCTTCCATGTTGCGCAAGCAATGTCCAAGATCCGGTGGTGACCAaaacctcttcttcctcgactTCGCGACGCCCTTCAAGTTCGACAACCACTACTTCAAGAACCTGATAACGTACAAAGGGCTATTGAGCTCTGACGAGGTACTGTTCACGAAGAACAAAGATTCGAGGGAGCTGGTGAAGCTCTATGCGGAGAATCAAGAGGCCTTCTTCGAGCAGTTCGCGAAATCGATGGTGAAGATGGGGAATATTTCTCCATTGACTGGTGCGAGGGGAGAGATCAGGAGAATCTGTCGGAGGGTTAACCATGTTTATTAA
- the LOC106392257 gene encoding dehydrin Rab18-like, translating into MASYQNRPGAQATDEYGNPIQQLDEYGNPIGRGATGGGGYGTGGGYGGGATGGTYGTGGEGYGAGTGALGAGVGGRHHGQEQLHKESGGGGLGGMLHRSGSGSSSSSEDDGQGGRRKKKGITDKIKEKLPGHHDQSGQSQGMGMGTTTGYDEGGYGGERHEKKGMMEKIKEKLPGGGHH; encoded by the exons atggcGTCTTACCAAAACCGACCCGGAGCTCAGGCCACTGACGAGTACGGAAACCCTATCCAGCAGTTGGACGAATATGGAAACCCAATTGGCCGTGGAGCTACCGGCGGAGGAGGTTACGGAACTGGTGGAGGATACGGAGGAGGAGCAACGGGTGGGACCTACGGGACAGGTGGCGAAGGATACGGGGCTGGAACTGGAGCACTGGGAGCTGGCGTAGGAGGTAGGCATCACGGCCAGGAGCAGCTCCATAAGgaaagtggtggtggtggcttgGGAGGAATGCTTCACCGCTCTGGATCCGGATCCAGCTCTAGCTCG GAGGATGATGGACAAGGtgggaggaggaagaagaagggaatAACTGATAAGATTAAGGAGAAGTTGCCAGGTCACCATGATCAGTCTGGTCAATCTCAAGGCATGGGGATGGGAACTACCACTGGTTATGACGAGGGAGGCTATGGTGGCGAACGCCACGAGAAGAAGGGGATGATGGAAAAGATCAAGGAAAAGCTTCCCGGTGGTGGTCATCACTAA
- the LOC106366345 gene encoding glutaredoxin-C3-like, which translates to MTMVGQRPRRVEVTAVPILLILVVVLSDLSISVGAEKSVSAFVQNAILSNKIVIFSKSYCPYCLRSKRIFRELKEQPFVVELDLREDGDQIQYELLEFVGRRTVPQVFVNGKHIGGSDDLADAVENGQLQKLLAAS; encoded by the exons ATGACGATGGTTGGGCAACGTCCTCGCCGTGTTGAAGTCACGGCGGTTCCTATACTCCTAATACTAGTGGTGGTTCTCAGCGATCTGTCAATCTCCGTGGGAGCTGAGAAGTCGGTGTCGGCATTCGTGCAGAACGCCATTTTGTCCAACAAGATTGTCATCTTCTCCAAGTCCTACTGCCC GTATTGCTTGCGCTCGAAACGCATTTTCAGAGAACTTAAGGAACAGCCTTTTGTCGTGGAGCTTGATCTCAGAG AGGACGGAGATCAAATACAGTACGAGCTTCTGGAATTTGTTGGTCGCCGTACCGTCCCCCAAGTTTTTGTTAACGGCAAGCATATTGGTGGCTCTGATG ATCTCGCAGATGCTGTGGAGAATGGTCAGTTGCAAAAGCTTCTTGCTGCTAGTTAG
- the LOC106394326 gene encoding auxin-responsive protein SAUR50: MGVERGSGKGLKQMLKRCSSLGKKSNVHVNSNGVPKGHFVVYVGLSRSRHIIPISFLTHPIFQMLLRQSEEEFGFYQDNGLTIPCDEDFFLSLISSINQP, from the exons atgggagTAGAAAGAGGAAGTGGTAAGGGGCTGAAGCAGATGCTAAAGAGGTGTTCGAGTTTGGGAAAGAAGAGCAACGTCCACGTCAACTCTAACGGCGTCCCCAAAGGTCACTTCGTCGTTTACGTTGGTCTATCTAGATCCCGACACATCATTCCTATCTCCTTCCTCACGCACCCCATCTTTCAG ATGTTGCTGAGACAATCTGAGGAAGAGTTTGGGTTCTACCAAGACAATGGCCTAACCATTCCTTGCGATGAagatttctttctctctctcatctcctccattAATCAGCCTTGA
- the LOC106366344 gene encoding folate transporter 1, chloroplastic-like isoform X1 codes for MVAHWQWENATAGAVAGFTTVAAMHPLDVVRTRFQVNEGRGLSTSLPTYKNTAHALFTITRIEGLRGLYAGFFPAVIGSTLSWSLYFFFYGRAKQRYARGSRDDNEKLSPALHLASAAEAGALVCLCTNPIWLVKTRLQLQTPLHQTRPYSGLLDAFRTIMKEEGPRALYKGIVPALVLQVSHGAIQFTAYEELRKVIVDFKERRRKSESTADNLLNSADYAALGGSSKVAAVLLTYPFQVIRARLQQRPSTNGMPRYIDSLHVIRETARFEGLRGFYKGLTANLLKNVPASSITFIVYENVLKLLKQQPPTK; via the exons ATGGTGGCGCATTGGCAGTGGGAAAACGCCACCGCCGGCGCCGTCGCGGGATTCACCACCGTCGCTGCGATGCACCCACTTGATGTTGTTCGTACGAGATTCCAAG TGAATGAGGGAAGAGGATTAAGTACTAGTCTCCCGACGTACAAGAACACAGCTCACGCTCTCTTCACCATTACCCGTATCGAG GGATTGAGAGGACTTTATGCAGGTTTCTTCCCTGCTGTCATCGGTTCTACTCTTTCCTGGAGCTTATACTTCTTCTT TTATGGAAGAGCCAAACAGAGATACGCTAGAGGCAGCAGGGACGACAATGAGAAACTCAGCCCTGCTCTTCACCTTGCTTCTGCCGCTGAAGCTGGAGCCTTG GTCTGTTTATGCACAAATCCTATTTGGCTTGTCAAAACAAGACTACAGCTTCAGACACCTCTTCATCAAACCCGACCTTACTCTGGCCTATTAG ATGCCTTTAGAACCATAATGAAAGAGGAAGGACCCAGGGCGCTCTACAAGGGTATTGTCCCTGCTCTTGTACTG CAGGTTTCTCATGGTGCTATTCAGTTCACAGCGTATGAAGAACTCCGTAAAGTCATTGTGGATTtcaaagaaaggagaagaaaatcTGAATCCACAGCTGATAATTTATTG AACTCGGCAGATTATGCTGCACTTGGAGGCTCCTCCAAAGTCGCTGCAGTTCTTCTTACATATCCCTTTCAGGTTATTCGAGCAAGATTACAG CAACGACCTAGTACCAACGGAATGCCAAGATATATAGACAGCTTACATGTCATAAGAGAAACCGCGAG ATTCGAGGGTCTCAGAGGTTTCTACAAGGGTTTAACTGCTAATCTTTTGAAAAATGTGCCTGCTTCTTCCATCACATTCATTGTGTATGAAAACGTTCTGAAGTTGCTAAAACAACAACCTCCAACGAAATAA
- the LOC106366344 gene encoding folate transporter 1, chloroplastic-like isoform X2: protein MVAHWQWENATAGAVAGFTTVAAMHPLDVVRTRFQVNEGRGLSTSLPTYKNTAHALFTITRIEGLRGLYAGFFPAVIGSTLSWSLYFFFYGRAKQRYARGSRDDNEKLSPALHLASAAEAGALVCLCTNPIWLVKTRLQLQTPLHQTRPYSGLLDAFRTIMKEEGPRALYKGIVPALVLVSHGAIQFTAYEELRKVIVDFKERRRKSESTADNLLNSADYAALGGSSKVAAVLLTYPFQVIRARLQQRPSTNGMPRYIDSLHVIRETARFEGLRGFYKGLTANLLKNVPASSITFIVYENVLKLLKQQPPTK, encoded by the exons ATGGTGGCGCATTGGCAGTGGGAAAACGCCACCGCCGGCGCCGTCGCGGGATTCACCACCGTCGCTGCGATGCACCCACTTGATGTTGTTCGTACGAGATTCCAAG TGAATGAGGGAAGAGGATTAAGTACTAGTCTCCCGACGTACAAGAACACAGCTCACGCTCTCTTCACCATTACCCGTATCGAG GGATTGAGAGGACTTTATGCAGGTTTCTTCCCTGCTGTCATCGGTTCTACTCTTTCCTGGAGCTTATACTTCTTCTT TTATGGAAGAGCCAAACAGAGATACGCTAGAGGCAGCAGGGACGACAATGAGAAACTCAGCCCTGCTCTTCACCTTGCTTCTGCCGCTGAAGCTGGAGCCTTG GTCTGTTTATGCACAAATCCTATTTGGCTTGTCAAAACAAGACTACAGCTTCAGACACCTCTTCATCAAACCCGACCTTACTCTGGCCTATTAG ATGCCTTTAGAACCATAATGAAAGAGGAAGGACCCAGGGCGCTCTACAAGGGTATTGTCCCTGCTCTTGTACTG GTTTCTCATGGTGCTATTCAGTTCACAGCGTATGAAGAACTCCGTAAAGTCATTGTGGATTtcaaagaaaggagaagaaaatcTGAATCCACAGCTGATAATTTATTG AACTCGGCAGATTATGCTGCACTTGGAGGCTCCTCCAAAGTCGCTGCAGTTCTTCTTACATATCCCTTTCAGGTTATTCGAGCAAGATTACAG CAACGACCTAGTACCAACGGAATGCCAAGATATATAGACAGCTTACATGTCATAAGAGAAACCGCGAG ATTCGAGGGTCTCAGAGGTTTCTACAAGGGTTTAACTGCTAATCTTTTGAAAAATGTGCCTGCTTCTTCCATCACATTCATTGTGTATGAAAACGTTCTGAAGTTGCTAAAACAACAACCTCCAACGAAATAA